A section of the Gammaproteobacteria bacterium CG11_big_fil_rev_8_21_14_0_20_46_22 genome encodes:
- a CDS encoding peptidase M14: MKNSKLKIYHETIHPGESASLALPLPELFSCAPMYMPIKVVHGKEAGPCLLVIAAMHGNELNGAEIIHRLMQSSHLKKLKGTLITVPIMNVYGFINKSRTLPGGAELGMSFPGSEHGSHAARLANLFCSEIFSLADYCIDLQTGWLNHTNLPQVFASDNHENELALARAFDAPVIAEVAAPKGSLRAYANKKTVPYIVYEAGEAMRFDESSIRIGLKGVINSLRHLGMIAPSTKAKSSKQSSFLVRDTRWVRSPTSGVSHSDIKLGQSVKKGERLTVIKDPFGAGSDVSVLAPYEGVVVSMNNLPLVYEGVSLFRLASFERLSGAASHLEDWHAETHPDAGQ; the protein is encoded by the coding sequence ATGAAAAATAGTAAGTTAAAAATTTATCATGAAACGATTCACCCCGGCGAAAGCGCCTCTCTTGCCCTGCCCCTGCCCGAATTATTCAGCTGTGCGCCTATGTACATGCCGATTAAAGTCGTGCACGGAAAAGAAGCCGGTCCGTGTTTATTAGTGATTGCTGCCATGCACGGCAACGAGCTTAACGGTGCGGAAATCATTCATCGTTTAATGCAATCTAGTCACTTAAAGAAACTCAAAGGCACGTTAATCACTGTGCCAATTATGAATGTGTATGGCTTTATTAATAAGTCCCGCACGTTGCCCGGCGGTGCCGAATTGGGCATGAGTTTTCCAGGTTCTGAGCACGGTTCACACGCGGCAAGATTAGCAAATTTATTTTGCTCCGAGATTTTTTCTTTGGCCGATTATTGCATCGATTTACAAACCGGCTGGTTAAACCACACCAATCTGCCGCAAGTGTTTGCCAGCGATAACCATGAAAATGAATTAGCCCTGGCGCGTGCGTTCGACGCACCGGTGATTGCCGAAGTGGCGGCACCCAAAGGCAGTTTGCGAGCCTATGCAAATAAAAAAACAGTGCCCTACATTGTTTATGAAGCCGGTGAAGCGATGCGTTTTGATGAATCGTCGATTCGCATCGGTTTGAAAGGCGTGATCAATAGCTTACGCCATTTAGGCATGATTGCGCCAAGCACGAAGGCTAAATCCTCTAAACAAAGCTCCTTTTTGGTGCGCGATACCCGTTGGGTGCGCTCGCCCACCAGTGGTGTGAGCCACAGCGATATTAAGCTCGGGCAGTCCGTTAAAAAAGGTGAACGCCTGACCGTAATCAAAGATCCTTTTGGTGCAGGTTCCGATGTGTCGGTGCTGGCCCCTTATGAGGGTGTTGTTGTGAGCATGAACAATTTGCCATTGGTCTATGAGGGCGTATCACTATTTCGGCTCGCTTCATTCGAGCGCCTATCTGGCGCTGCTTCACACCTTGAAGACTGGCATGCTGAGACTCATCCGGATGCAGGTCAGTAG